GGCCCTTGTTGACCATCGCGTGCAGGTACATCGACCCGCCGATCGTGATCACGTCCGACGGCAGCACGGTCGAGAACGTCGGGTTGTCGTGCGGGTAGTCCCACAGCTGCTGGGCCGCCGCGCCACCGACCGCGCCCGACCACTTCACGCCGCTGTTCAGATCGGTCGTCGTCGACCACAACGCGACCGGCGAACGCCACCACCCACCGCCGACGCGTGCCTCCTCGAAGGTGTCGCCGAACATGAACAGCATCCGCCCGTCCGGCGTCCGGACCGGGATCCCGAGGTCGGTCGCCGCCATCCGGAACCGGTCGGTCAGCCCGGGCCCGGTCAGATCGGCGACCTTGTTCGTCGTCACCGCCTGGACGCCGGCCCCGCCGCTCACGGCGGCGGACGCGGTTCCTGGTACTGCGGCCAGCACACCGGCACCGGCGGCGGCTTTCAAAAACGTCCTGCGGTCCATGGCGACTCCTCCAGGGGCGGATGGGAAATCGATTTCTCCCGAGCCTGGTACCCCAGAACTGCCAAGTCAAGGACTCAGCCAGGCGTTACCACCCTGGTCGAAGAGTGTCAGTCCTTGCCGGTGGCGACTGGCCTCGAGGGATCGGTGATCCACTCCGACCACGAACCCACGTACACCGGCGCGTCCACCCCGGCGATCTCCAGCGCGAGCGCTTCATGCGCCGCGGTCACACCGGACCCGCAGTACGCACCCACCGGCTGCGACCCATCAGCACCCAACGCCGCAAACCGTTCACGCAGCTCCTCGGCGGGCAGGAAGTGCCCATCGGCGGAGACGTTCCCGGTGGTCGGCGCGTTCACCGCACCCGGAATGTGCCCGGCCACCTTGTCCATCGGCTCGACCTCACCGGCGAACCGCTCGGGAGCGCGGGCATCCAGCAGGACACCTCCCGAGGCGATGCCGGCAGCACCGTCTGCATCAAGTACTCGAAGGCTTCCAGGAACAGCTTCGAAATCACCCTGAGCATCCGCCGGCAGCGCCGTACTGACCTCTCCCCCAGCGGCTTTCCACGCTTCGAAACCCCCGTCGAGGACCCGCACGTCCGCCACCCCGAAGTACCGCAGCACGAAACGCGCCCGTGCCGCCGCCATTGAGTTGGCCGCGTCGTACACGACGACCACCGACTCGCCGGAGATGCCGGTCCGCCGCACCAACTCCGTCACCACGCTTGCGGAAGGCAACGGATGCCGCCCGCCCTCACCCGGCGGACCGGCCAGGTCGGTGTCCAGGTCCACGAAGTACGCCCCAGGCACATGCCCGGCGTCGTACGCCTCCCGTCCAGGCGGTCCCATCAGGTTCCACGTCGCGTCCAGCACGACCACACCTGATGCAGCGCGCAGCTCGGCCGCGGTGATCAACGGGCTCATGATGCAGAACCTCCGAACGGGAGTACCTCGGGAGACAGCGTGGCCCGCGCCCGCGCCGTGGTCAGCCGGCGCCGGTGGTGCCGTCGGCAGAGTACTTCGTACGCGACCTCGTGGTCGTCCTGCTCGATGTCGCCGACGACCAACTGGTCGCCCTCGGTCACCATCTCGCCGCCGATCGTCCGCGCGTTGTGGGTTGCGCGCTCACCGCACCAGCACAGCGCCTCGACCTGGAGCAGCTCCATCCGGTCGGCCAGCTCGACCAGTCGCGCCGAGCCGGGGAACATCCGCGCCCGGAAGTCGGTCAGGATGCCGAAGCAGAACACGTCGACCTGCAGCTCGTCGACCAGCCGGGCCAGCTGCTCGACCTGCTCGGGCTGGTAGAACTGCGCCTCGTCGCAGACCGCGTAGTCGATCCGGCCGCCGTGGGTCAGCTCACCGACGACGTAGTCCCAGAAGTCGAAGTCCGGGCGGACCTCGATCGCCTCGGCCGCCAGGCCGAGCCGCGACGACAGCACGTTGTCGCCGGCCCGGTCGTGGCTGGTGAAGATCCGCCCCAGCCGGCCGCGGGCCCGATGGTTGTGATCCATCTGCAGCGCGAGGGTGGACTTGCCACAGTCCATGGTCCCGGTGAAGTAGAGGAGCTCAGCCACGGGCGCCCATCCTGCCAAAGTCGCTTGCGGGTCAGTAACGCCGGGGGGCGTCGGCTTTCGTTCTGGACCCTCGTCAGGTTCTACTGGGTCGTGCGCAAAGCTCTGCTGTCCGCCCTTTCCTTCGCCCTCCTCCTGACGACGACCGCCCTGCCGGGCCCGGCCGTCGCCGTACCGGTCCGGGCCGAGGCGGGGTTGCGCGCGTACTTCGTCCTCACCGCCCCGAAGCAGACCGCCGCGGTGACGTCGGCGATCACCGGGAACGGCGGCACCGTCTTCGCGGCGTACGACGGGATCGGCGTCCTCGTCGTGCACTCGGCGACCGCCGACTTCGCCACCAAGCTGCGCGGCGTCAGCGGCGTCCAGAAGGTCGGAGCGACCCGGACGTCGGACCTCCCGGCCGAGGTCGCCAACCCGCCGGTCCCGCCGGCCCCGGCCGAGTCCCCGGACGATTCGCCGGAGGTCCCGCGCCCCGACATGCAGCAGATCGGCGCGGACCAGGCCTGGGCGGTCAACCAGGGATCGAAGGCGATCACCGTCGGCGTCCTGGACACCGGTGTCGACGACCAGCACCAGGACCTGAAGGCGAACTTCGACGCGTCCCGGTCGGCGTCGTGCGCGTACGGCAAGGCCGACACCCGGCCCGGTGCCTGGCGGCCGGTCGGCGAGCACGGCACGCACGTGGCCGGCTCGATCGGCGCGGCCAAGGACGGCAAGGGCATGGTCGGTGTCGCGCCGGGCGTCCGGATCTCCTCGATCCGCGTCGCCGAGCCGGGCAAGCAGCTGTTCTTCCCGGAGAACACGGTCTGCGCGTTCGTCTTCGCCGCCGACAAGGGCGTCTCGGTCACCAACAACAGCTACTACACCGACCCGTGGCTGTTCACCTGCCCGACCGACCCGGACCAGGACGCGATCGCCGAGGCCGTCCGCCGTTCCGTCGCGTACGCCGACAGCAAGGGCGTCGTCAACGTCGCCGCGGCGGGCAACGAGGACTACAACCTGGCCGCGAAGTCCAGCGACGACACCAGCCCGAACGACTCGACGCCCGGGCAGCGGACGATCAACGACGACTGCCTGAGCCTGCCGACCGAGCTGCCGAACATGATCGTGGTCGCCTCGGTCGACGGCGGCAGCGCGAAGTCGAGCTTCTCCAACTACGGCAGCGGCAAGATCACGATCGCGGCGCCCGGTGAGGACGTGTACTCCACCATCCCGGGCGGCGGCTACCAGAGCCTGGACGGTACGTCGATGGCCTCGCCGCACGTCGCCGGCGTGGTCGCTCTGCTGCGCAGCGCGAACCCGAAGCTCAACCCCGAGCAGGTCCGCGACCGGCTCGGCGCCCAGGCCAACGACCTCGCCTGCCCGGCCGCGTCCGGCGGTGAGTGCACGGGTTCGGAGGCGAACAACTCGTACTACGGCGAAGGCCTGGTCGACGCGGCCGAGGCGGTCGGTGCTTCGACGAAGACCCCGACGTCCGGGGTGACGATCACCAAGCCGAGCGAGCAGCTCGGGATCGGCGGGCTGCCCGCCGTACCGCTGCTGATCAAGGGCCTCAGCAGCAAGGGCGAGATCGGCTACACCGCGACCGGCCTGCCGCCCGGCCTGAAGATCGACCCGGAGCGCGGCTGGATCACCGGCGTCCTGACCCCGGGCGCCGGACGGTACAAGGTCAGCGTCCGAGCCCAGGACGGCGGCGGCCGCGATGCGACCTCGACGTTCTTCTGGAACGTCTGGAGCTTCTGACCCCGCCAGCTCACCCGCACGCCGCCCAACAAGTACCAGCGCCCGCCGAGGTCTCCTACCCCGCGTCGATCAGCAGGGGAATCGCCATCTCGTCCTCGGTCAGCGAGCCGTGCATGCCGATCAGCCCGGCCTCCTGCGGGAAGCGCGTCCCCGCGACCAGCGCGACCTGACCGAGCGACGCGACCACGATGTCGCCGATCCGCGGGCCGACCCGCTCCTCGACCGGCCCGAACCACCCGCGGTCAGCCGCCTCCGACCGCGACAGCACGAGCGCCCGATCGCCCAGCAGCTCGCGGTAGCGGTCGGCGACGTACGGCTCGGCGCCCGGGATGCAGTACAGATGCCGGAACCGCGACTCCCCGCCGATCAGCCGAAGCCCCTCGGTCAGCGTCGGGTCCGCGTCCAGATCGATCCGGTCCTCCGGCGCGACGTCGACCATCCCGTGATCGGCGACGACGACCAGTACGGCGTCCCGCGGCAGCGCCGACCGCACGCGCTGCGCGAACGAGTCGGCGGCGGTCAGCTCCTTGCGCCACTGCCAGGACTCACAGCCCTGCATGTGCCCGGTGTAGTCGAGCTGGGAGTCGTACACGTAAACCAGCGACGAGCTCCCCTCGCGGCTGGCGAACCTGGTCGCGTCCAGCCGGTCCTCGATCGTGTCCGCGCCACGATGCGCACTCCCCCGGAACGCCGCCGCGGTCAGCCCGGACTTGTCGAAGCGGGCCTTGCTCACGTTCCGCGTTGCCACCCCCGCGGCCGCGACCCGCTCGAACACGGTCGGGTGCGGCTGCCAGCGCCGCGGATCCACCGGCGCGTCCCAGGCCAGGGCGTTCAGCAGAGCGCCGGTCTCCGGCACGATCGACGAGTACCCGACGATCCCGTGCGCGCCCGGCGGCAGCCCGGTGCCGAGGCTGGTCAGGCTCGCCGCGGTCGTCGACGGTACGCCGGCGGTCAGCGCGCGAGCGGTCAGCGAGCTGAGGTACGGCGCTTGCTCGGGATGGCGACGCAGCAGGTTCCAGCCGAGACCGTCGAGCAGCAGTACGGCGTACCGGCTCGCCTCAGGCAGTTCGAGCTGATTCCGCTCACCCGGCACCGAGAGCGCA
The Kribbella italica DNA segment above includes these coding regions:
- a CDS encoding sulfurtransferase, which produces MSPLITAAELRAASGVVVLDATWNLMGPPGREAYDAGHVPGAYFVDLDTDLAGPPGEGGRHPLPSASVVTELVRRTGISGESVVVVYDAANSMAAARARFVLRYFGVADVRVLDGGFEAWKAAGGEVSTALPADAQGDFEAVPGSLRVLDADGAAGIASGGVLLDARAPERFAGEVEPMDKVAGHIPGAVNAPTTGNVSADGHFLPAEELRERFAALGADGSQPVGAYCGSGVTAAHEALALEIAGVDAPVYVGSWSEWITDPSRPVATGKD
- a CDS encoding thymidine kinase, with amino-acid sequence MAELLYFTGTMDCGKSTLALQMDHNHRARGRLGRIFTSHDRAGDNVLSSRLGLAAEAIEVRPDFDFWDYVVGELTHGGRIDYAVCDEAQFYQPEQVEQLARLVDELQVDVFCFGILTDFRARMFPGSARLVELADRMELLQVEALCWCGERATHNARTIGGEMVTEGDQLVVGDIEQDDHEVAYEVLCRRHHRRRLTTARARATLSPEVLPFGGSAS
- a CDS encoding S8 family peptidase, with protein sequence MRKALLSALSFALLLTTTALPGPAVAVPVRAEAGLRAYFVLTAPKQTAAVTSAITGNGGTVFAAYDGIGVLVVHSATADFATKLRGVSGVQKVGATRTSDLPAEVANPPVPPAPAESPDDSPEVPRPDMQQIGADQAWAVNQGSKAITVGVLDTGVDDQHQDLKANFDASRSASCAYGKADTRPGAWRPVGEHGTHVAGSIGAAKDGKGMVGVAPGVRISSIRVAEPGKQLFFPENTVCAFVFAADKGVSVTNNSYYTDPWLFTCPTDPDQDAIAEAVRRSVAYADSKGVVNVAAAGNEDYNLAAKSSDDTSPNDSTPGQRTINDDCLSLPTELPNMIVVASVDGGSAKSSFSNYGSGKITIAAPGEDVYSTIPGGGYQSLDGTSMASPHVAGVVALLRSANPKLNPEQVRDRLGAQANDLACPAASGGECTGSEANNSYYGEGLVDAAEAVGASTKTPTSGVTITKPSEQLGIGGLPAVPLLIKGLSSKGEIGYTATGLPPGLKIDPERGWITGVLTPGAGRYKVSVRAQDGGGRDATSTFFWNVWSF
- a CDS encoding alkaline phosphatase family protein, whose protein sequence is MSDPTPTLPAYGGGSLADVLPSVAGALSVPGERNQLELPEASRYAVLLLDGLGWNLLRRHPEQAPYLSSLTARALTAGVPSTTAASLTSLGTGLPPGAHGIVGYSSIVPETGALLNALAWDAPVDPRRWQPHPTVFERVAAAGVATRNVSKARFDKSGLTAAAFRGSAHRGADTIEDRLDATRFASREGSSSLVYVYDSQLDYTGHMQGCESWQWRKELTAADSFAQRVRSALPRDAVLVVVADHGMVDVAPEDRIDLDADPTLTEGLRLIGGESRFRHLYCIPGAEPYVADRYRELLGDRALVLSRSEAADRGWFGPVEERVGPRIGDIVVASLGQVALVAGTRFPQEAGLIGMHGSLTEDEMAIPLLIDAG